From the Triticum urartu cultivar G1812 chromosome 4, Tu2.1, whole genome shotgun sequence genome, the window TAGTGGCAAATCCTACAAATGATATTATGCAGCAGCCGCAGACAAAAAGAAAATGAGTGGCTTATGGTATACAGACAGAAATAGAAATAATGCCATGTAAAAAAATTCGAGGAAGGGAATATATTAATATCGCAGAGATACCAATTACACCCAGCTTCTGCAACAACGCAATATCGTAAAGAGATTATGGACATTGTCATTGTGATGGTTTCCTGGTTCGTGCGATGAAAAAGTACTGATGAAAATCTGTGTTAGTTAAAACTTCATTGTACTTGGTCTGttttaccgaaaaaggctttcgccccactttatattataaagcaaaCTTCCCAAGCCAAGCATCCAACAAGGTTCAACAAAGCACACACAGACGCACACGGAGGTCCACAAGAACACAGAGAAGACATAAGGGTCAATGCTGAGGGCACAACACAACAAGCCCTAAATACAAAAACATACACGCCACATAGCCACTAGATGGCCTAGTCCGGCTCTGGGGGAGGGGCGGCAGCGGGGGTGCCACGCGGAGCGCCATCGAGCGGATGTCGGTGAGGAGGGTGGTGATGACGTCCCTGTCCTAAGGGCGGCTAAGCGGTCGCCAAAGCTGCAAGTAACCGCACATTTTGAAGATTGCGTCTGTCGCACATCGGAGAGGCACCTTCTGAATAACAAGCTTATTGCGAATGTTCCAAAGCGTCCAGGCGAGAACCCCAACGCACAGCCATCTAATATGGCGGTAGCAGGTAGGGGAAGCATTGAGCTCTGCAAGTAAGTCGGGGAAGTTGGTATTGCAGCACCGTCCATCGACCGTTTCGCGGAAGCAAGCCCACAGGAACTGGGCAGTAGAGCACGAGAAGAAGATGTGGTTAGCATCCTCGATCATGCCAAAGATGGGACACATCCCATTGCCCGAGCCGTTATGCTTGAGGACTTCAACCCCAGAGGGCAGGCGTCCATGAATCCATTGCCACAGGAAAATTCTGATCTTCAGAGGTAGGCGGATGTCCCAGGTCAGGCTAAAGGGCTCCGGGCTGCCGAGGGTGCAATGACGGCATACAAGGACTTCGTGGAGAAGCGGCCAGACGGCTCAAGGCACCCGGAAAGGGCATCCAGGTCCTCCTTGACGTTCATCGGCATAAGGGCGATGTCTTGTAGGAGGGAGTCCCAAGCAGGCACCTCGAGGGGGCCGAAGGGGCGTCGGAAAGTGAGACGCCATAAGTCAATAAGGGTCGTCTCGATAGAGACCCGAGGGTCGGCCGGAATGGCAAAGAGTTTTGGGAATCGCGCAGCCAGGGGGGAGTCCCCTAACCAGCGGTCGAACCAGAACAGGGTCGAGGACCCGGATCCAATTGAGATGGACGTGCCAATGCGAAGGACTGGCAGAAGCTGGATCACGGACTGCCAGAACTAGGATCCACCCGTACGCTGGCAAAAGGCAAGAGGCTGGCCCCGAAGATACTTATTACAGATGATGGTAAGCCAGAGGCCTCCCTCCCCATTGGCGATACGCCACAGCCAACGGGTCAGGAGAGCAATGTTCATGCACTGAGATAACAAGATCCCAAGGCCACCCTGGTCTTTGGGTTTGTAAATGTCGAGCCAGCTCACCATATGGTACTTCTGCTTGTCGCCCTCACCAGCCCAAAAAAACCTCGGCTGGTATTTGGCAACCTCCTGATGGAGGGTCTCATGGAGACCGTAGAAGTTCATGAGAAACCAGAGAAGGATAGCAAGCGAAGAGTTGATTAGGATTACCCTGGCTGCTTTCGATTAACACCTCCCCCTCCAGGGTTCAGCCCGGTGTTGCATCCTAGTCACCATTGGGTGGAGATCAGCAACGGTGAGCCTGGAATCACTAATGGGTATCCCCAAGTAAGTCGTGGGGAAGGAACCCAGGAGGCAGTTCAGCCGGTCCGCAATGGATAAAGCCTCCTCCGAAGGATAGCCAAGGACCATCACTTCGCTCTTATCGAAGTTGATGGTGAGCCCAGACATCTGTTGGAAACACAGGAGGAGGAACTTCAGGTTGGCGATGTCGGACGCGGAGCCCTGTACCATAACTATGGTGTCGTCCGCATATTGGAGGAGGGAGAGCCCTCCCCCACCCACTAGGTGGGGGACTACGCCGCGGATATGGCCGCAAGCTTTGGCCTTATCAAGGATGACCGCGAGGGCATCGACAACCATGTTGAACAGAAACGGGGAGAACGGGTCACCCTGGCGGACCCCACATAAGGTGGGGAAGTAAGGCCCGATCTCACCGTTGATGTTGACCGCCGTCCGACCGCAGGTGACAAGTTGCATAATGCGGGTCACCCAGCGGTCGTCGAAGCCCTTTCAAAGCAAAACTTCCCGAAGCAAGGGCCAATGGACAGTGTCGTAGGCTTTGTGAAAGTCGAGCTTTAGGAAGACCGCGCGGTGGTTCTTGGCTCGGACTTCATGGAGGACTTCGTGAAAGACCTGCACCATCCAAAATAAACCGGCCTTGGATGAAGGCGGATTGGTTGGGGTGGGTGATAGAGTCCGCTAGAAGGGCCTTGGATGAAGGCGGATTGGTCTGTTTTCAAGACAAACAAAATACAGATGCAGGGTCCGAATGTAAATTCAGAACTAGCCAGAATGATCTGGCCCTTACATCATGTCTCTCAACTAGACTTGACCTATCATAAGGACTAAAAAGCATCGGTCTTCAAAAGTAAAATCCCTCTTCTTGCCAGCCTTCGATCGAACAGCATTGGGCACATGCAACATCTTGCCTACGCTTGTAGTTAGAGAAGACATGCCATTTCTGGTAGTGGTATAGACACGCCATGCCAGTGTATTCTCTTGATTTCCTGAAcagcatcatcaagatcgaagagGTTTTTATTCTACTGATGGTCGGTATTAGTGGCTCTGTATTATTCAACTTCTTTCATACACCTGTATCACCAAGGCATAAGTGTTCTTGGTCGAGCAAATTCCCGCTGATGAGTGTTTCCATCATAGTTTTCATCCATCTTCCTGCGCATATGTGGCTTGAACCTGCACAATGCCCCCATAGCATGTGTAAGTAGGAATCGATTAAAAAGATCTACTATTATGGAGTGTAGTATTTCGATGAACAGCACGGCATTCAAATATTTACTAGACACCTATCCAATCTTTTGTCAGTGCTGAAATTCTTAGTCCAAGTACAAGGAGGCTGTTTTACAAGATCGCACAAGATATGAATTGTGTAAACCCACGTCAAAGCAACCACGTTATTTCATAAGCAGGGGTACTTTTTCACTGGCCTGCACTATGAGATTCAGATGTCCCATACAAAAGTCTGGTCGAACCAAACTATCATTCACGAGAAATGATCGTTCAAATCATTAGTTGTGATCCCTGTAGATTTTAATTTTAATGTTTGACTGTCGTGGCCCCTTGTTCAACCTCAACATGAGATCAAATTCATAGCTGCCGAGGCGCCTTGGAATCTGGCCCCTagaattttttttcctttttttgacAGACTGCGCCAACTTGAAATTGTAGTGGAATATTGGATCCTCAATGAGCATGAGATGGCGTGATGGCTGTCGCTTCAGGGTTCTGCAATTCCTTCTCACCGATGGTACTCGTGCTCCGCCAAAACAGATTCTTCTCTACCATTAAAGATATCGTTATACACTGAGTGCATCGATGATTGTGAAGGTGATACTCGGAATTGCATAAAAGTAGTTTCTAGACTAGTTTGCAGGGAAAACATTTGGAGTTGTGCCACCAGTTCCGCAAGTGTTTATGCTCATGTTTTATATCGCCAGTTGTGGGTCTTTTCAGACTTATTTTCTTTCGACTTCTGCTCAGTAGTTTATGAGCTACTTCAGACCTTTAGACTTTGTTACATTTTTATTTAATAATATGCCTGCATGCATCAATTGATGCAGAGGCCGAggtcatcctccttttcaaaaaaaaatgcTGCAATTTTGCCGACATGCATACTTCTGTTTTTATTTTTAACCAAGACATGCACATGCCTTGCAGGGAGCATAAAATTGCATCGTATACAAGGAGAACAAATGTACACCAGCTAAAAAATAGTGAATTAGCACGGGTAGGCGTACCTACATAAGATGCCGACCACAGTAACTCGTCCGAAATGCTTGCCAAAGCATGAAAGAACCGTATTAAGTAGCCCAGGAGCAAGAGTGTAATTTACATAAAATCTTCAGTTATCTTCAACCATGGACAGGGAGGGGAAATAACAAGTACTCTCATCCTTGGAGTGCTCCCCATGCTCCAACTTCAAAAGATTCAATTTTAAATGTTTCAAAAAATTATAGAAAAATATATGAATGTTTACCAGGAATGCGACTACAACTCCTAAAAAATTCAGGTCCAAACTCTAAATGTACATTGAGAAAAAAAAGTGAAATCTAGCATGAATAGTGTCATAAAAAGACAAGCAACTTTTGACACTATTCACATctaaatttgtcttttttgtttctGAATGTACATTTTGAGTTTGAACCTGAAATTTTTAGGAGGTGTAGTCACATTCCTTATGAACATTCACatttattttcagaatttttgaaaCATTTAAAATTCATGTTTTACACTTGGAGTATAGGAAGCACCCcaaggatgggagcacctaaTATTTCCCCTGGACAGGGATTAGCAATTCCACTGACAACATGTGCCGATAATACTTAGAAAATGATGTCACGTTCAATGTCTAGTTAATGAAGAACATCCCAATTAAATAAATTATCCAGGGACAGTGAAAGCATCAGAAATACATAGTATATCATACTGAAGAGAATAATAGACCATTCTACTCGATGGTTACTACGTGGCTTGAACTTTCATTTTTTTTTCCGAGAGTACGCAAATCATACTTTCAGTTATagagggggtgggggggggggtgggtaTCAAACAAACAATATTCGGCAAACCAAATTGTTGTAGAGAACCATCATTTCCATTCCTATTTTTTTTTCGACCATAGTTTTATCAGATACAGCAAAGAATGTATGGAAAAAAGAGATAAACGGAACATGCTTCCGTTGTCATAGCATCTGCCTGCAAAAGAGTGACTAATTTAGTCAACAAACCCAATAATCAAGGTACATAATTCAAAAAACTACCTATTTGTACATTCACAGGCTCATCACTATAAAACTGGGTGTTATCCATATGGGACTTGGCCAGCTGCACCAAAGCGGGGACACAATTTCCTCCCTACTGGCATCTTCAAGGTTGAGAACACCTATATCCCGGGGATTCGTCTTATACATCCAATTATATTGCTCATCATCTGCGAAATAGACACAATTTGCCTTCAGTTGCGGATATTCTTCAGCACTAAGGCATATAGGCTGGTTACGCCCAAGAAACAACACGTTATGATGCAAGCTATTTATTTCCACGAGCTCTTCTGCTTCCATATCAACTTTGTGTAACCAGACTTTATTAGTTTTAACTATGAGCTCCTCATAACCCGCATCTATGAGTTCAGCCTTCCTGCAAACTTGCAGCAGACCGCCCCATGGACCCTGAAGAAGGTAGAACTGCCCCTTGTACTCAGAACTGTAAATGGCAATCTCATCTGCAATTATATTCCTCGTGACGGTACGACCAGTGAGGTCAAAAGCATCCATTCGCCCAGGTCTTGTGGATGCATACAATAGACCATCCATGTAGATGCATAGATCATAGTCCCAACCCGGCGGCAGCGAGGTCCACTTACAATCTCCTACCCTTGCAAACAAAAGCTGACGTACTGGACCATGGATGAGAACCGCAATATAGCTTCCTGTGGACGGATCCGGAAAGATAAATACCCTGATGTAGACATGGTCACGAAGCTTGTCGGGAGCATGGGGGAACATTTTGGGACCAACCATTTTGGGGTCTAAGTCCGGAACGTAAAGTTGCTGCCGCAATTTATACATAATAACTGTGCCTGCATTGTCAAATATTGGCTCTACATAACCAATGGTGACCACCGACAGGAGAGCAATCTGCTGGCCGGTGACCGGATTGATAAGGTGTAGCTCAGACTTGTCATCCGCGGTAACTAGCCAACCATGTGATGACCCAATAAGATACCTGTTGCGGATGGGTGGATCCGGGAGAGTTAAATTGTAGACCCTCTTCTCTGCGAGGCTGTAGAGACAAGCTACATTCTCACCAGCAGATTCAGAGGTGTAGAGGAGGCAAGGCGTTTGAGGCCGTTTGTACAGCTTAAGCTGGCTGCAGAGGCTGGTATACGCGGAGCGCCAGGAGGAGCTGACAGAGGCCGCACGCATGAGGTCGGGTATCTCCAGGAGTGAAAATATGTCCATCAATACATCCAGCGGCAGCTCCGGCAAATTTCTCACCACAGTTTCAGTTTCCATGGGTGGTGAGACCTTTCTCAATACATCCTGCAGCAGCTCCGGCAGTTTTCTCAACACAGTTTCAGTTCCCATCGCTGGTGAGACCTTTCTGAATTTCCCCAATGAACCGGGAGAAAGAGCCAGGAGCTTAGGCAAAATTTTCAGGCCAAAATGTGCAAAGCTCGTTATCCTGGCTACGCTACAGACCtccattggagcaattgcaaaaGCAGGTCTTGTTGGAGAAGAGTTGCTTCAGCGGCAAACCAATTGGACTTGGCTTGTATCTAATCTGATGAGAA encodes:
- the LOC125553689 gene encoding uncharacterized protein LOC125553689; translated protein: MEVCSVARITSFAHFGLKILPKLLALSPGSLGKFRKVSPAMGTETVSPPMETETVVRNLPELPLDVLMDIFSLLEIPDLMRAASVSSSWRSAYTSLCSQLKLYKRPQTPCLLYTSESAGENVACLYSLAEKRVYNLTLPDPPIRNRYLIGSSHGWLVTADDKSELHLINPVTGQQIALLSVVTIGYVEPIFDNAGTVIMYKLRQQLYVPDLDPKMVGPKMFPHAPDKLRDHVYIRVFIFPDPSTGSYIAVLIHGPVRQLLFARVGDCKWTSLPPGWDYDLCIYMDGLLYASTRPGRMDAFDLTGRTVTRNIIADEIAIYSSEYKGQFYLLQGPWGGLLQVCRKAELIDAGYEELIVKTNKVWLHKVDMEAEELVEINSLHHNVLFLGRNQPICLSAEEYPQLKANCVYFADDEQYNWMYKTNPRDIGVLNLEDASREEIVSPLWCSWPSPIWITPSFIVMSL